The Flexivirga aerilata sequence AGGGTTTGCGCTCCGAACTCAGCGGCGGGTGGCCACCAGGGTGACCTCGTGCCGGTTGTGCTGCAGCTGCCGCATGAAGCTCGGATCGTATGACGCAGCAAGCATTCCCAGCGCGTCGTCGATCTGCTTCACCGGGTTGTTGGTGCCCAGCTTCAGGGTGATCACCGCCTGACCACCGGGCCGCAGCAGGCGGGCCGCCTCGACCATGGTGTGCGCGGTCAGCTGCGGGACCATCCGCATGTCGTTGACGATGAGGTCGACCGGCTCGCCGTCCCAGTCCTTCACGAAGTCGCCGGCGGTCTGCTGGTGGTGCTGCACGCCGGGCAGGTCGAGCACGCGCTGGTCGAGTTCGGCAGGGTCCACCGCGTGGATGGTCGCAAAGCCGCGGTCGGCGAGGATGCGGGTCCAGCCGCCCGGGCTCGCACCCAGGTCGACCGCGGTCGACCCGACCGGCTCGCCGACGAAGCCGAAGAGCTCCTCGAGCTTGAACTCCGCCCGCGACACCTGCTCGGGCCGGGTTGCGAAGCGGATGCGGCCGCCCGCCCAGTCGACCAGCGACACGTCGGTCGGGTTGACGCCGGCGACCACTCGCTCGGCTCCGATGCACACGCTCCCCACCCGGGAAGCACCACTGGTGACCACGCGAATCCCGTTGTCCAGCAACAGTTCCAGCAGTGGCCGCCGCACCTTCCCCGGCCGGAACTCCGCCTCGCCGCTGTCCCACGTGTGCAGGCTGATCGTGTCGCCGGTCTGCAGGGATGCCATGAGCACGCTGGCGGCCCACTCGGCGAGCTCGTCGGGCCGCTCGAAACCGCCGGCGCCGCGCACCCCGTCGGCCTGCGCCAGGTGCCGGATCAGCGGCAGCTCCCCGCCGAGGCACGCGTCGGCGACCTCGGCGATGCCACCCGCGCCGAGCGAGACCACGCCGGCGTCGGGTCCGACCCGCTGCACCTTGGTGACGTCGAGGGCGTGCCGGAGTTCGGCGACCGCAAACCGGTAGTAGTCGGGCGCGACGGAGAAGAGCACGGGCGGTTCCACGGGGGCCATGTTCTCACCGCGGCTGCCGTCATACGGCGGCCGCACGGCATACCTCAGCGACACCGGCCGGGGCGTGGACGAACTCCGCGAGCGGGTCGGCGCCCCCGTCTGAGCCCGAAACGAGCAGAAGGGCCCCGCGATACGACCGGATCGCGGGGCCTTTCACCGTGTGACGCGATAGCGCACGAACACCGGTATGGCGGTGCTCGCCGCCAGCACCAGCACGATCACCAGGGCTCCACCACCCGCGGCCGCCACGGCGGTGCCGGCGACGGCTGCCGCGCCGCCGTGCACCACGTCCGCGATGCGCGGGCCGCCCGCGACCACCACGATGAAGACGCCCTGCAACCGGCCGCGCACCTCGTCGGTCGCCGACTCCTGCAGCATCGTCGAGCGAAATGCCGC is a genomic window containing:
- a CDS encoding RlmE/FtsJ family methyltransferase codes for the protein MAPVEPPVLFSVAPDYYRFAVAELRHALDVTKVQRVGPDAGVVSLGAGGIAEVADACLGGELPLIRHLAQADGVRGAGGFERPDELAEWAASVLMASLQTGDTISLHTWDSGEAEFRPGKVRRPLLELLLDNGIRVVTSGASRVGSVCIGAERVVAGVNPTDVSLVDWAGGRIRFATRPEQVSRAEFKLEELFGFVGEPVGSTAVDLGASPGGWTRILADRGFATIHAVDPAELDQRVLDLPGVQHHQQTAGDFVKDWDGEPVDLIVNDMRMVPQLTAHTMVEAARLLRPGGQAVITLKLGTNNPVKQIDDALGMLAASYDPSFMRQLQHNRHEVTLVATRR